One genomic window of Danio rerio strain Tuebingen ecotype United States chromosome 24, GRCz12tu, whole genome shotgun sequence includes the following:
- the h1-0 gene encoding histone H1.0, with protein sequence MAETAATPSSKPKRAKSSKKGTSHPKYSEMIKAAIAADRSRGGASRQSIQKYVKHHYKVGDNADSQIKLALKRLVAGGDLRHTKGIGASGSFKLAKAEDIKKPEKPKPAAAKARKPVKAAAKPKKAPKPKKVTKSPAKTKKAAEKKVKKAAEKKKSPVKAKKVVKKAKVAKPAKASKAKKVKTAKPKPKTAARKTGKKK encoded by the coding sequence ATGGCTGAGACGGCAGCTACACCCTCGTCCAAGCCCAAGAGGGCGAAAAGCTCCAAGAAAGGGACGTCGCATCCCAAGTACTCAGAGATGATCAAAGCGGCCATCGCCGCCGACCGGAGCCGCGGTGGCGCGTCGCGTCAGTCCATCCAGAAGTATGTGAAACACCACTACAAGGTGGGCGACAACGCGGACTCGCAGATCAAACTCGCTCTGAAGCGGCTGGTGGCCGGCGGTGACCTGCGCCACACCAAGGGCATCGGCGCGTCGGGCTCCTTCAAACTGGCCAAAGCTGAGGACATCAAGAAGCCAGAGAAACCCAAACCCGCAGCCGCCAAAGCCAGGAAGCCAGTCAAAGCCGCTGCCAAACCCAAGAAAGCCCCCAAACCAAAGAAAGTGACAAAGTCTCCTGCAAAAACCAAGAAAGCAGCGGAGAAGAAAGTGAAGAAAGCAGCGGAGAAGAAGAAATCGCCCGTCAAAGCCAAGAAAGTTGTGAAGAAGGCGAAGGTGGCCAAACCTGCCAAGGCGAGCAAAGCCAAGAAGGTGAAAACGGCGAAGCCCAAACCCAAAACAGCGGCCAGGAAAACTGGCAAAAAGAAGTAA